One Hemibagrus wyckioides isolate EC202008001 linkage group LG07, SWU_Hwy_1.0, whole genome shotgun sequence DNA segment encodes these proteins:
- the greb1l gene encoding GREB1-like protein isoform X1 yields the protein MGNSYAGQLKSSRFEEALHNSIEASLRSSTGDPQPIFTQLYLEPDNFSTNLDDIKSKMDLSLRSDAGGHVLMNCQSSSGLEDMDDDDESDTSSPPLPYLQAPPPDGCCTVDGFCQAGKDIRLVSMATEPIDVPPGFELVGAKSPSIPEHILVCAVDKRFLPDENGKNALLGFSGSCVGCGEKGFRYFTEFSNHINLKLSTQPKKQKHLKYHLVKNSQGALCKGTLICWKDCKTRQFSSVSSSKPSSSSSLSSKENGGTNSHSPSSFSLSDSPPARAQSSSSPGIFGTPEVTRECSFLKPPSPTTHTTKPLPIVPTALRVNGLTNGLTMESRPTLLSPSHTNPLATPTQGYRPIKQGDSPASSAMASGPPKKRHRSWHPPPAMPVPAPAVPVPAIRPLPCGTVPGSLLSLTNQASLPASGVIQPQPITAGETVIVPDNLLNTCGVRPIILIGQGALPYFFGNVCDVVVSPLLASCYNYSQLSEKSLVTLGVSPSQIPTSETLILLTLQYLARLGSEQIPLREEFEQIVLKATVCGAAAPPITAVQLPWLARVEASVSAGSVQVLLAQNSLGEGIAETLRSLSENTHLQQQQAQRLPNYVLIIHTSASAGVSEFCIVVLGKYQSRALAEGMLTTNEFLKEISYELITGKVSVLASHFNKTSLGDNLEKELVRYQQRRKQQAELSDSVHSQEEVNIKVDTGTEPLSDTFQIYPPQLTVARSLLSLVCGIADSNSQNLDLGRFCKVDFLVLVPPSNVLLHQTTRRIRQSGVLVDLGMEDASTAQQKADKYVVRLDNEVHSKMEAFMKKVKQNPYTLFVLIHDNSHVDLTSAMSGSVSHGDLQGLADRVVNSQEVLDAENLLLLQVTSFPYTLQSCHSRISIQNEVHWPSNHGLQGALFPKDLVYFGLKEYQHSVQWGVSSPILRCDDAFERMVNVLLQRHPHLHSMVIRSYLLIQQYTEAMMALTACPALRDHVTPQTLAMVEGVMSNTGRGGRGHMLLVRVPSLQLARLARERLEEAQHKLGLERKFAVVLGGPTYEISLAPHFCTQLRAWRRCGTEDWTPVTYEDLEDLPCIVILAGKDPLGETFPRSLKYCDLRLIDSSFLSRTALEQEVGVACSYVTRGVIPDTMTMADKGVKLKEEEEDELERSGGGMMESDELHLELDRPLSNGSATTRASGSLAENGVSSSVVPDSSHKSCSVSSSHPELASSSSFNSSPNHVKQECDSQCPGSSSSSLSSSSSSSSSSSTSPGSHRPSQSTQTFSTASKLTRHVFAPIVVLSRAAYRLLAPDSADQPSSAWLLPHGDVEWIGTLRPPVPQQGDATEQSLYYRQWTKTRPQHADYSTAASNHPRRLLLSGPPQVGKTGAYLQFLRILFRMLIRLLEVDVYDEDELEEDDVTEDTNAPVSSGPSWPDLEEMQKMPFDLNPRDPKFKQCSAVYSGRNPLRISGLKQEKYVEIHERKRKTVSMRLSMFAAHNAFHHCEQCHHYSEPGPARPLSDCTFHAFSFCSSMLGEEVQLHFIIPKNKEHHFVFSQQGHQLESMRLPVLSDQDGVKSTIFTPTTGRQDLGLLNLHHALEGAPHLHILVVKQHEMALYRKFWPNHVLLVLPSIFNNSGVGAARFMIKELSYHNLELERNRQEEQGVQRQDVWPFILIMDDSCVLWNAHVQNRDGSVEVCNISLKRVLLHMEATPSLSHYAMCGLRKWSSKTSASSLGAAFSRCHLHDFILLNVDNTQNVQYDLNRYTCEEVDFNLRVNSSGLLLCRFNRFSIMKKHIPSGGQHTLIKPKLTTLESPSPVSSSQFVCAPDSVCPMLDVPAQLLLERFLQRCSTHLFPHALHSYTHPVLAIDTYLDLGPQLAVCYMSSRPHSVNLDHSGVVFGGLLLYLCDSFVVSGFLKKFRFLKGATLCVVSQDRSSLRQTIVRLELEDEWQFRLRDEFQTANCSEDRPLYFLTGRHI from the exons ATGGGGAATTCATATGCAGGACAGCTGAAGTCTTCTCGCTTCGAGGAGGCACTGCACAACTCCATCGAGGCCTCTCTGCGCTCGAGTACCGGTGATCCTCAGCCCATCTTCACTCAGCTTTACCTGGAGCCAGATAACTTCAGCACCAACCTGGACG ACATTAAATCCAAAATGGACCTGAGCCTCAGGTCAGATGCAGGTGGTCACGTCCTGATGAACTGCCAGTCCTCCAGCGGCCTCGAGGACATGGACGATGATGACGAATCAGACACCAGCAGCCCTCCACTTCCTTACCTGCAGGCTCCGCCCCCTGACGGCTGCTGCACAGTAGACG GATTCTGTCAGGCGGGGAAGGACATCCGCCTGGTTTCCATGGCGACGGAGCCCATCGACGTGCCGCCTGGGTTCGAGCTGGTGGGAGCCAAATCTCCCAGCATTCCTGAGCACATCCTGGTGTGTGCCGTGGACAAGCGCTTCCTGCCGGACGAAAATGGGAAGAACGCACTTTTAG ggttttCAGGGAGCTGTGTAGGCTGTGGTGAGAAAGGTTTCCGCTACTTCACTGAATTTTCCAACCACATCAACCTGAAGCTGAGCACGCAGCCCAAAAAGCAGAAGCACTTAAAGTATCACCTGGTGAAGAACTCTCAGGGGGCGCTGTGTAAAGGCACACTCATCTGCTGGAAAG ACTGTAAGACGAGGCAGTTCTCCAGCGTGTCTTCATCCAAACCCAGTTCATCATCCTCACTGAGCAGCAAAGAGAACGGAGGAACCAACAGCCACAGTccctcctccttctccctctcag atTCTCCTCCAGCACGGGCACAGTCTAGTTCGTCTCCAGGAATTTTCGGGACTCCAGAAGTGACGCGGGAATGTAGCTTCCTGAAACCTCCCAgccccacaacacacaccactaaaccTTTACCtatag tacctactgctctGCGTGTTAACGGCCTGACGAACGGTTTAACCATGGAAAGCCGGCCCACTTTGCTAAGCCCCAGCCACACAAACCCACTGGCCACTCCCACACAAGGCTATCGGCCAATCAAACAAGGCGATAGTCCAG CATCCTCTGCCATGGCATCAGGGCCTCCGAAAAAGCGTCACCGTAGTTGGCACCCTCCTCCGGCGAtgcctgttcctgctcctgctgtCCCGGTCCCGGCGATCCGCCCGCTGCCCTGCGGTACAG TCCCAGGTTCATTGCTCTCGCTGACCAATCAAGCGTCTCTGCCAGCGTCAGGTGTCATACAgcctcagccaatcacagcggGAGAAACCGTGATCGTCCCTGATAACCTGCTGAACACCTGCGGAGTTCGACCCATCATCCTCATCG GTCAAGGCGCTCTGCCATACTTCTTCGGGAACGTGTGTGACGTGGTGGTGAGCCCCCTGCTGGCCAGCTGCTATAACTACAGCCAGCTGAGTGAGAAGAGCCTGGTGACACTGGGAGTGTCACCGAGCCAAATCCCCACCTCTGAGACCCTCATCCTGCTCACGCTGCAGTACCTTGCACGCctcg GTTCGGAGCAGATCCCTTTGCGTGAGGAGTTTGAGCAGATCGTGCTGAAGGCCACAGTTTGTGGTGCTGCCGCCCCCCCCATCACCGCCGTGCAGCTGCCGTGGCTGGCTCGAGTCGAGGCGAGTGTGTCGGCTGGAAGCGTTCAGGTTCTGCTTGCTCAGAATTCACTGGGTGAGGGAATCGCAGAGACACTGCGGTCACTCAGcgaaaacacacacctgcaacaGCAACAAGCACAACGGCTGCCCAACTACGTCCTGATCATCCACACGTCCGCCTCCGCCGGAGTCTCCGAGTTCTGCATCGTGGTGCTCG GTAAATACCAGTCAAGGGCACTGGCTGAGGGAATGCTGACCACTAACGAGTTCTTAAAGGAGATCAGCTACGAGCTCATCACGGGGAAAGTTTCTGTCCTGGCTTCACACTTCAACAAAACATCTCTCG gtgataaTCTGGAGAAGGAGTTAGTGCGGTATCAGCAAAGGAGGAAGCAGCAGGCCGAGCTCAGCGACTCTGTTCACTCGCAGGAAGAAGTAAACATAAAAGTTGACACAGGCACAG AGCCTCTGAGCGACACATTTCAGATTTACCCCCCGCAGCTGACCGTGGCTCGGAGTCTCCTCTCTTTGGTGTGTGGTATCGCAGACTCAAACAGCCAGAACCTTGACCTTGGACGATTCTGCAAAGTCGACTTCCTGGTGCTGGTGCCACCGTCAAACGTCCTGCTTCATCAGACAACCAGGCGCATACGCCAGTCAG gCGTGCTGGTAGACCTGGGGATGGAAGACGCCTCCACAGCCCAGCAAAAAGCAGATAAATATGTAGTGCGTCTGGACAATGAGGTTCACAGCAAAATGGAGGCGTTCATGAAGAAAGTGAAACAGAATCCTTACACACTCTTTGTCCTCATCCACGATAACTCACACGTCGACCTGACCAG TGCGATGTCTGGCTCCGTCTCTCACGGTGATCTTCAGGGATTGGCTGATCGGGTGGTGAACTCTCAGGAGGTTTTAGATGCTGAGAATCTGTTGCTTCTTCAGGTCACATCCTTCCCTTACACCCTGCAGTCGTGTCACTCGCGCATCAGCATCCAAAACGAAGTGCACTGGCCGAGCAACCATGGCCTG cagggGGCGCTCTTTCCGAAGGACCTGGTGTATTTTGGGCTGAAGGAGTACCAGCACTCGGTGCAGTGGGGTGTCTCCAGTCCTATCCTGCGCTGTGATGATGCCTTCGAGAGGATGGTCAACGTCCTGCTCCAACG TCATCCTCATCTGCACAGCATGGTGATCCGGAGCTACCTGCTGATTCAGCAGTACACAGAGGCCATGATGGCACTGACTGCGTGTCCGGCACTGAGGGATCACGTCACGCCGCAGACGCTGGccatggtggagggtgtaatgagCAACACGGGACGGGGCGGCAGGGGGCACATGCTGTTGGTACGTGTGCCCTCGCTGCAGCTGGCACGACTGGCACGGGAGAGGCTGGAAGAGGCACAACACAAACTGGGGCTGGAGAGGAAGTTCGCCGTGGTGCTGGGAGGACCGACATACGAGATCAGCCTCGCACCGCACTTCTGCACACAGCTCAGG gCATGGAGACGGTGTGGAACTGAAGACTGGACTCCTGTCACCTATGAGGATCTGGAAGATTTACCCTGCATCGTCATTCTCGCTGGGAAAGACCCTCTGGGGGAAACATTccccag GTCTCTGAAGTACTGTGACCTGCGACTGATTGACTCCAGCTTTCTGAGCCGCACAGCTCTAGAGcaggaagtgggtgtggcctgctCCTACGTCACTCGTGGCGTCATTCCTGACACCATGACGATGGCAGACAAAGGGGTGAAactgaaggaggaagaggaggacgaGCTAGAGAGAAGCGGTGGAGGAATGATGGAGTCTGACGAACTGCATCTGGAGCTGGACAGACCCCTGAGCAATGGCAGTGCTACAACCCGAGCCTCCG gCTCCCTTGCAGAAAATGGTGTCAGCTCCTCTGTGGTTCCTGACTCCTCCCACAAATCCTGCTCTGTCTCCTCCTCCCACCCGGAACTGGCCAGTAGCAGCTCCTTCAACTCCTCTCCTAATCATGTTAAGCAGGAGTGTGACTCCCAGTGTCCCGggtcttcttcctcctccttatcttcgtcctcttcctcatcctcttcctcgtCCACCTCTCCCGGTTCTCATCGTCCGAGCCAGTCTACTCAGACGTTCTCTACGGCAAGTAAATTGACCCGGCACGTCTTTGCCCCCATAGTGGTTCTGTCCCGCGCTGCCTATCGGCTCCTGGCCCCTGATTCTGCAGATCAGCCCAGCTCAGCTTGGCTCCTCCCCCACGGAGATGTGGAGTGGATCGGTACACTCCGGCCCCCCGTCCCACAGCAAGGTGACGCTACTGAGCAGTCGCTATATTACCGCCAGTGGACAAAAACGCGACCACAGCATGCCGATTACAGCACTGCAGCCTCCAACCACCCGAGGAGGCTATTACTGAGCGGACCACCGCAG GTCGGTAAAACCGGTGCATATCTGCAGTTTTTGCGGATTTTGTTTCGGATGTTGATTCGTCTCTTGGAGGTGGACGTTTATGATGAGGATGAGCTGGAGGAAG atgatGTTACCGAAGACACCAATGCTCCTGTGTCCAGCGGCCCATCTTGGCCTGACCTGGAGGAGATGCAGAAGATGCCCTTTGACCTTAACCCTCGTGACCCCAAGTTTAAgcagtgcagtgctgtgtattcCGGCAGGAATCCGCTCAGAATAAGTG gaCTGAAGCAAGAAAAATATGTTGAGATCcatgagaggaagaggaagacggTGTCTATGAGGCTCAGCATGTTCGCAGCCCATAATGCATTTCACCACTGTGAGCAGTGCCATCATTACAGCGAGCCTGGACCTGCCCGTCCa cTGTCCGACTGCACCTTCCATGCCTTCTCATTCTGCTCGTCCATGCTTGGTGAGGAGGTGCAGCTCCACTTCATCATCCCGAAGAACAAAGAGCATCACTTCGTCTTCAGCCAGCAGGGACACCAGCTGGAGAGCATGAGACTTCCTGTCCTCTCTGACCAG gaCGGTGTAAAGAGTACGATCTTCACACCCACGACAGGCCGGCAGGATCTGGGTCTGCTAAACCTCCACCACGCCCTTGAGGGGGCACCACACCTCCACATCCTGGTGGTGAAGCAGCATGAGATGGCCCTCTACAGGAAGTTCTGGCCCAACCACGTCCTGCTGGTGCTGCCCTCCATCTTCAACAACTCTGGAGTGG gagcgGCTCGCTTCATGATTAAAGAGCTTTCATATCACAACCTGGAGCTGGAAAGGAACAGGCAGGAGGAGCAGGGAGTTCAGAGGCAGGACGTCTGGCCCTTCATCCTCATCATGGACGACTCGTGTGTGCTGTGGAACGCCCATGTCCAGAACAGAGATGG ctcaGTGGAGGTGTGTAACATATCTCTGAAGCGTGTGTTGCTGCACATGGAGGcgactccatcactctctcactacgCCATGTGTGGACTGAGGAAATGGAGCAGTAAAACCTCTGCCTCGTCTCTCGGGGCTGCGTTCAGCCGCTGCCATCTGCATGACTTCATCCTGCTCAATGTGGACAACACGCAAAACGTCCAGTACGACCTCAACcg ctacACATGTGAGGAGGTGGACTTTAACCTGAGGGTGAACAGCAGCGGACTTTTGCTGTGTCGCTTCAATCGTTTCAGCATCATGAAAAAACACATCCCGAGCGGCggccaacacacactcatcaaaccCAAActcacg acgcTGGAGTCTCCTTCCCCAGTGTCCAGCTCGCAGTTTGTGTGTGCGCCGGACAGCGTGTGTCCGATGTTGGATGTCCCGGCTCAGCTGCTGCTCGAGAGATTCCTGCAGCGCTGCAGCACACACCTGTTCCCTCACGCGCTACATAGctacacacaccctgtactCGCCATCGACACCTACCTCGACCTCGGGCCTCag ttggcAGTGTGTTACATGAGCTCCAGACCTCACTCGGTTAACCTGGACCACAGTGGTGTCGTGTTTGGCGGGCTGCTCCTCTACCTGTGTGACTCCTTTGTGGTTTCTGGCTTCCTGAAGAAATTCCGCTTCCTGAAAg gtgcCACGCTGTGTGTGGTGTCTCAGGACCGCAGCTCTTTGCGTCAGACGATCGTGAGACTGGAGCTGGAGGACGAGTGGCAGTTCCGTCTGCGAGACGAGTTCCAGACGGCCAACTGCAGCGAGGATCGTCCGCTTTACTTCCTCACAGGACGCCACATTTAA